The Filimonas lacunae genomic sequence ACACCCACTATTGAAAACGTATGGGCACAAAACCAGTTGTTTTGGGATGGGCGTGCCCACACGCTGGAAGAACAGATTACCGGGCCCATCACCAGCCATACCGAAATGAACCAGGATATGACGTTACTGCCCGGAAAGCTACAGACCGTAAAAGGATATGTGTCCTTGTTTAAAACGGCGTATGGCGATACGGCTATTACCAGTGAGCGTATTGTACATGCGCTGGCGGTGTTTCAACGTACGGTAACCAGCACTCGCAGCCGGTTTGACCGGTTTCTGGCAGGCAGCAGTGAGGCCCTGAGCGACCAGGAGTTGCGCGGCTTGCATTTGTACCGTACCAAGGCCAATTGTATGAACTGTCATTACGGGCCTTTGTTTACAGATAACGATTTTCACAATATCGGGTTGAGTTATATGAACCGCCCGTTTGAAGATCTGGGCCGGTATAACATCACCCAAAACACGGCGGATCTGGGGAAATTCAAAACTCCATCGTTGCGTAATGTGATGCGCACCCGTCCCTGGATGCACCATGGCTTGTTTGATGATATGGAAGGCCTGATTGCCTTTTACAACAACGCCAACCCGCAGGGCGTGCGTAAAGACAGTGTGCGCAACCTGCCGGTACCGGTGCCGGATGCGCATTTGCATAAATTACAGCTTTCCAAAACCGAAATGAAGGATATAGCAGCCTTTATGGAAGCTATTACAGCGGCGCCCAACGTTATCAGAGAACCCAAACTGCCTGAATAACAGGGAGATTTTGCTTCTCTAACCAGATTTTAATGTCACAACGCTTTCAAATAGGGGTAATACCCCTATTTTCGTAATAACATGTTTTCATTGTTGTCTGCTCCCCCGGATAATCTTAAAAACAGATTGAAATGACGGATGTTGAGTCCATTATAGGGAAGCCCATTACAAGTCCATTAGAAGAAGAAGGTAAGCAGCGTTGGCACATTGTGCGCCTGATATGCGGCTTCACCAGTGTATTGGTGGTATTATACGGATTGCTGTTTTTTATGGTAAGCCGTGAGCTGCTGATACTGGTGCCTGCCTTTATATTTTGCGTTATGTTCCTGGGAGTGATGCGCCTTACTGCGCGGGAAAACTACAGGCTTACCGGCTTTTTGCTGCAACTGGTGTTTTGCAGTGTGATGATCTACTACGGCATTGTGCTGGGTAATACGGCACAGGTGCAATACCTGAGTATTTTTATGATCAGCATATCGGCCCTGTTGTTCAG encodes the following:
- a CDS encoding cytochrome-c peroxidase, which gives rise to MIRVISFLLIVIIGFSIFSFKPTKTYFSFEDSLRLLYSRPAAQWPIPNVDAGVPWRELGQLPVPPAQYNDTLRPIAELGKLLFFDGRLSVSNQIACASCHVPELNWTDGRAQAVGHNRTLNKRNTPTIENVWAQNQLFWDGRAHTLEEQITGPITSHTEMNQDMTLLPGKLQTVKGYVSLFKTAYGDTAITSERIVHALAVFQRTVTSTRSRFDRFLAGSSEALSDQELRGLHLYRTKANCMNCHYGPLFTDNDFHNIGLSYMNRPFEDLGRYNITQNTADLGKFKTPSLRNVMRTRPWMHHGLFDDMEGLIAFYNNANPQGVRKDSVRNLPVPVPDAHLHKLQLSKTEMKDIAAFMEAITAAPNVIREPKLPE